From the Streptomyces pluripotens genome, one window contains:
- the gatB gene encoding Asp-tRNA(Asn)/Glu-tRNA(Gln) amidotransferase subunit GatB, whose amino-acid sequence MTTTTDLVSYEDALASYDPVMGLEVHVELGTKTKMFCGCSTALGADANSQTCPVCLGLPGALPVVNATGVESAIKIGLALNCEIAEWCRFARKNYFYPDMPKNFQTSQYDEPIAFNGYLDVQLEDGEVFRVEIERAHMEEDTGKSTHVGGATGRIHGASHSLLDYNRAGIPLIEIVTKPIVGAGERAPEVARAYVRELREVIRALGVSEARMEMGQMRCDVNLSLMPKGSDTFGTRSETKNVNSLRSVERAARYEVQRHAGVLSGGGKIVQETRHFHEDTGSTTSGRVKEEAEDYRYFPEPDLVPVAPSREWVEEIRAALPELPLVRRTRLLTEWGISTTDMQAILNAGALDPIVATIVAGADAAAARKWWMGELARSANESGKALDELPITPQQVARVTELVANGDLNDKLARQVIEGVLAGEGTPEEVVDQRGLKVVSDEGALTAAVDEAIAGNPAIADKIRGGKVAAAGALVGAVMKATRGQADAARVKELILQKLGVGEG is encoded by the coding sequence GTGACCACCACGACCGACCTGGTGTCGTACGAGGACGCGCTTGCGTCGTACGACCCCGTCATGGGCCTTGAGGTCCATGTCGAACTCGGCACCAAGACCAAGATGTTCTGCGGTTGCTCGACCGCGCTCGGTGCGGACGCCAACAGCCAGACCTGCCCCGTCTGCCTCGGCCTGCCCGGCGCGCTTCCGGTCGTCAACGCGACCGGCGTCGAGTCCGCGATCAAGATCGGTCTCGCGCTGAACTGCGAGATCGCCGAATGGTGCCGCTTCGCCCGGAAGAACTACTTCTATCCGGACATGCCGAAGAACTTCCAGACCTCCCAATACGACGAACCGATCGCCTTCAACGGCTACCTCGATGTGCAGTTGGAGGACGGCGAGGTCTTCCGCGTGGAGATCGAGCGCGCCCACATGGAGGAGGACACCGGCAAGTCGACGCACGTCGGCGGCGCGACGGGCCGTATCCACGGCGCCTCGCACTCCCTCCTCGACTACAACCGTGCGGGCATCCCGCTCATCGAGATCGTCACCAAGCCGATCGTCGGCGCGGGCGAGCGCGCTCCCGAGGTCGCCCGGGCCTACGTCCGTGAACTGCGCGAGGTCATCCGCGCCCTCGGCGTGTCCGAGGCCCGCATGGAGATGGGCCAGATGCGCTGCGACGTGAACCTGTCACTGATGCCCAAGGGCAGCGACACGTTCGGCACCCGGAGCGAGACCAAGAACGTCAACTCCCTGCGCTCGGTGGAGCGTGCGGCCCGGTACGAGGTCCAGCGGCACGCGGGCGTCCTCTCCGGCGGCGGCAAGATCGTCCAGGAGACCCGCCACTTCCACGAGGACACCGGGTCCACCACCTCGGGCCGTGTGAAGGAGGAGGCCGAGGACTACCGGTACTTCCCGGAGCCCGACCTCGTCCCCGTGGCACCGTCGCGCGAGTGGGTCGAGGAGATCCGGGCGGCCCTGCCCGAGCTGCCACTGGTCCGCCGCACCCGGCTGCTCACCGAATGGGGCATCTCCACCACCGACATGCAGGCGATCCTCAACGCCGGTGCCCTGGACCCGATCGTCGCCACGATCGTCGCCGGCGCCGACGCGGCTGCCGCCCGCAAGTGGTGGATGGGTGAACTCGCACGCAGCGCCAACGAGTCCGGCAAGGCCCTGGACGAGCTGCCGATCACACCGCAGCAGGTGGCCCGGGTCACCGAGCTGGTCGCGAACGGCGACCTGAACGACAAGCTCGCACGTCAGGTCATCGAAGGTGTCCTCGCGGGCGAAGGCACCCCGGAGGAGGTCGTCGACCAGCGCGGCCTGAAGGTGGTGTCCGACGAGGGAGCGCTGACCGCCGCCGTGGACGAGGCCATCGCGGGCAACCCGGCCATCGCGGACAAGATCCGCGGCGGCAAGGTCGCCGCAGCCGGCGCCCTGGTCGGCGCGGTCATGAAGGCCACTCGCGGTCAGGCCGACGCGGCCCGCGTCAAGGAACTGATCCTGCAGAAGCTGGGCGTCGGCGAAGGCTGA